CGACGTCGATGCCGATCTGCGCCAGTGACTCCTGCACGATCTGCGCGATCTGGGCGCGCTGCGAGTTGCCGCTCGCGATGAGCAGCGTCGTCTCGAACCCGTCGGGATAGGCCGACTGGGCGAGCTCGGCCTTCGCGGCGTCGACGTCGAAGTCGAGCGCCTCGACCGTGTCGTTCGCCGAGTAGGTGATGGTGGGCGGCAGCAGCGCGTTCGCGACCTCGGCGGTGCCGAAGGTGGTCGCCGAGGTGATGCCCTCGCGGTCGAGCGCGTGCGCGATGGCGCGGCGCACATGGGGATCGGCGAACTGCTCGCGCTGTGTGTTGAAGAAGATCTGCTCAGTCGACCAGCCGTCGGTCTGCGAGAGCACCGTGTCGGCTGCCGCGTCGACCTCGGCGGCGTTCGCGGCCGGGACGGTGTCGATCGCGTCGATCTGGCCGGCGGCCAGCTGCTGCCGCAGCTGCGTGTCGTCGGCGATGAACTTGTAGACGAGCCCGTCGAGGTAGGGCTTGCCCTCCTGCCAGTAGTGCTCGTTCTTCACAAACGAGATGTCGCCGTTGGGATCCCACTCGTCGACCGCGAAGGGGCCGGTGCCGACCGGATTCTGGAAGAACTCCTCCTCGGTCGCGCCGCCGAAGTCGGCGGGGAGGATGCCGTTCGAGAAGCCCGACAGCTCCGACAGGAACGGCGTGTACGGCGTCTCGAGCGTGATCGTCACCTCGCGCTCGCCGGTGGCCTCGATGCTCGCGATGGGCGCGGTCAGCGGCAGCGGGCCGCCCACCTCGAGGTGGCGGTTCAGCGAGAACACGACGTCGTCGGGGGTGACGTCGTCGCCGTTCGAGAAGGCGAGGCCCTCGCGCAGCGTGAAGGTGTAGACGAGGCCGTCGTCGCTCTCGTCGTACTCGGCCAGCCAGGGGCCGATCTCGCCGTGCTCGTCGAACGCGACGAGCGGCTCGAAGATCTTGTCGATCGCGAAGGCGTTGTTCGCGGTGATCTGCTGGTTGAGATCGAGGTCGTTCACCGAGGCGACCCGGCCGAAGGTGAGGGTGCCGCCTGTGACCGGGGTGGCGGAGTCGCCCTCGCCCTGCGGGCTCGCGCCTCCGGCGCAGGCGCTGAGCAGCAGGGCCGCGGCGGCGAGCGAGGCGGTCGCGAGCGCGAGGCGTCGGCGCGTCTCGGTGTGGGGCTGTCTGGGCACGGGGGCTCCTCGGGGTGCGATTCGGGATCGGGCGCTGGCGCGCCGCATCGTGGTCTATCTCAATACGCTAACCGAGCGCTTATCAATGGACCACTTCTGCGCGACGTCGCAGAACCACCCTCGCCCCGAGCCTCCCCGCCCTCGCGCGCTTCCAATCACGACGGGGTGACTCTCGACCGTGTGTCTCCCCGGCACGGGGCCGGAAGGGACCCGATTCCGACGGGGCGAAGGCATCGACAGCGCACACTGAGGAGCAGCCCTCCGAGCCGGGCGGTTGCGGCGGGGCGGGAGCCGTGCGGGAGCCGGGCGGGCGATCAGACCGCGCTGGGCGCAGCGGGGCCGATCAGCCGCGCGCGCAGCGCAGCGGGGTCGATCGCACTGCCGCCGAGCAGCACCGCGGCGATGGACTCGGGATCGCTCAGCGCGCCGGGCTGCGAGGGGTCTCGGCGCAGGATCACACCGTCGGCGACGGCGCCCTCGACGATCCGCCCGGCGAGCGCAGCGGGATCCGGCGCACCAGTGCGCTCCCGAACCGCAGCGGGATCCGGCGGCGCGACCCGCGCGAGCAGTTGCGCACCCGAGCGCGTGGCCGCCAGCAGCGCCTCCCCCGGCGTGAGCCCCGCACCGACGAGCGCGTCGAACTCGCGGGCGTTGGCGCCGTGCTGCTGCGGGGTGCCGTAGTCGGTGCCGAGCGCGACCCGCAGCCCCGCATCGCGGGCGCGCAGCACGGCGCGCGGGTGCGCGCCGACCGCCTCGTCGACCCGCGCCCGGAGCGCCGCGGGCAGCGAGCCGGCATCGATCATGCGCTGCACGAGCCTGTAGATGCGCAGCGTCGGCACGAGCGTCATGTCGCGCTCCGCGGCCCGCGCGGCCTGCTGGTCGCTGAGGAAGATCCCGTGCTCGATGCTCAGCGCCCCGGCCTCGATCGCGTCGTCGATCGCCCGGCCGCCCCACGCGTGCACCATCACGCCGGCGCCCGCTCGCTCGGCCCGCACCGCGGCATCGCGCACCTCGGTCGCGGTGAACACGGGATCGAGCCCCGCGCCGGGCGGCGATCCGATGCCCGCCGTGCCGTAGAGCTTCACCCAGCGCGCGCCCGCCTCGAGCACGGCTTCGACGGCGCGGTCGAGGCCGCCCGCTTCGTCTGCGGCCCGCCGGTCGATGATGCGGACCGAGAGTTGGGTCCGGGGCCGCGCGGAAGGCGGGATCGTGCGCAGCGCGTCGGCCGCGAGACCTCCGGCGTCGCGCGCGCTCGTGAACCCCGCCGCGAGCGTCAGAGCGAGGGCCCGCTCCGTGGCGGCGAGCGTCTGCGCCTCGCTCAGACGAGCGCGGTCGTCGGCGTCGAAGGCGTGCCACGCGGCGTGCAGGTGGGCGTCGACGAGGCCCGGGATCAGCCAGAGCTCGTCGGCGCCCCAGCTCGTCGGGGCGAGATCGGTCTCGCGCTCGCGTCCCCCGAGCGAGAAGACGCCGGCGCCCCACGAGACGCGGCACGGCGCGGTGAAGCCGCCGCGCTCATCGAGGATCCGGATCCCGCGCACCGCGTCGCCGCCGCTCGCGGATGGCACCGTCCCACTGCTCACGCTCACTCCATCCCGTTGCCATCGCACCACACCCGCAGCACGCTCGCGCCGCTCACGAACGGCGCTCGCACGGGCTGCGCCGCCGATCCGAGACGGCGAATCGCCACCGCCCGCGATCGCAGCAGCAATCTAGCACTCCCGATTCGGGGGAGGCTCGGCTGCCGCGCAGCAGCGTTCACGCGAAGCCGCGCAGCAGCGCAGCCGCGCAGCCGCGTTCCCGCGTGGACCCTGGGCGCCCGCGGCCGAGCGCGCGTGCGGGGTCGAATAGAATGGTGCGGTGACCAGCACCTCCGACGTTCAGCCCACCCCCGCCGCCGCAACCCTGCAGCTCGTGCGCGGACTCTTCCACCTCGTCGCCGTCGCATCGGTGACCGTGTGGGGCTTCGTCGCCTGGCCGCTGCCGCTGCCGGGTCTACTCACCGGCTTTGGGTTCCTCGCGCTCTCGGTGCTGCTGTGGGCGCTGTTCCTCTCGCCGCGCCCCGTGCTGCGCACCGACCGCTTCGCGCAGGCCCTCTTCGAGCTGCTGCTGCTCGCGGCCGCCGTCGCGGCGCTGCTCGCGCTGGGCGTCTTCTGGGTCGCACCGGCGATCTACGGCGTGGCCGGCGCGGTGGTGGGCTACCTCGCCTCGAACCGCCGCGGCTAGACGCGGCGCCCTCGCGCGACAACCTTGGCAGCGGCAGGGGCTATGCGATAGGTTACGAACTGGCTGCAGCCGCACAGCAGCCCGCTCTATCGATGCTGTTGGGAGTCGCCGAACGTGGCAGATCATGGTCCGCACCAGGAGGGTGCCGCTGCCGCTTCAGACGAGCAGCGCTCGCTGGGGATCCGACTGCGCAAACTGCGAAAGAGCAAGCAGCGGTCGCTCAAGAGCATCGCCGCGGATGCCCAGGTCTCCGAGAGTTTCCTCTCCCAGGTCGAACGCGGTCTCACGAGCCCGTCGATCGCGTCGCTCCGCCGCATCTGCCTGGCGCTCGGAGAGAACATGGGGGCGCTCTTCGCAGAGGAGTTCGATTCGAGCGAAGCCGACGACCGGCTCGTGCGAGTCGCAGACCGTCGCAGGATATTCAGACCCGACGGCAGCGCCGACTACCTCCTCACGCCGCCGCTCGCCCGACATCTGGAGATCCACCACAACGTCGTCGCGCCGGGTCGGACCTCGGGCCCCGAGCCCTACACCCACGAGGGCGAAGAGGAGTGCGTCCACGTGCTGGAGGGCTCGCTCCAGTTTCAGTGGAACGGCACGACCTACGACCTGCACTCGGGCGACGCGATCCTCATCGATCCGAAGGTCGGGCACTCCTTCGCCAACATCACCGACCGCAGCGCCGTAGTGATGTGGATCATCTCCCCCGCCCGAAGCGACATCTGATCCATCACCGGCGCATGGTGCCGGTGACATCGACCTCGATGAGTGTCGGTTCGTTCTTCGCGAGCGCCCACTCGAGCGCCTCGCGGAAGCCGATCTCGTTCATGCCGTCGGCGACGACGGATCGTGCTTCGATGCGGAACCCGCGGGCGAGCGACACGAAATCAGGAGCGGTGAAACTGACCCCCACGGGCGCGATGCCAGCACTGTCCATGCCGTCACGGATCTCCTGGTATCCGCCATTCGTGAACACGATGGTGACGACGGGCAGGCCGAGCTCCGCAGCGGTCGCGAGTTCCTGCACGCTGAAGAGCATCCCGCCCTCACCGGTGATCGCCACGACCCGATCCACCTCTCCGGTGAGAACGGCCCCGATCGCCGCGGGGATCGCGTACCCGAGCGTGCCGTAGCCCGCGGGGTAGAGGAAGCGGTTGGGCCTCTGAGCCTTCCAATAAGTCGCCGTACCGAAGTAGGTCACCTGCGACGAGTCGCCCGCGATCGCGACGTCGAGGGGATCGGTGAGGTCCTGCACATGCTCGTGAAATCTTCGGTAGCCATCCCCATAGGCGGCGAGGTCGGCGGCGACAGCCTCCAGGTCCGCGGCATCCCACGCATTCGAAGCGGATCCCGCACCCCGCCGTTCCGCTACCGCAGCGGCAAGTCTCGGCATGACGAGTTCCGAGCGTCCGAGCAGCGGAAACGGGGCCCGGGCGTTCGCGTGCATCATCTGCGCGTCGACATCCACCCGGATCATCGTCTCGCCCAGCGCGGGGCAGGGCCCCCAGAACTCGGAGCTCCCGAGATCGGACCCGACGACGAGCACCGCGTCGGATCGCTCGAGCATCTGCTTCGCCGCGTTCACGCGAAGCGACACCCCGAGCGACAGCGGGTGCGTCTCGTCGAGCACCCCCTTCGCGTTCGCGGTCGTCACCACGGGCGCCCCCAGCGCTTCCGCGATCTGGCGCACCGAGCCCGCTGCTTCAGGATTGGCGCCGCCTCGCCCCGCGACGATCACGGGGCGTTCGGCTTCGACGAGCCGCTGCGCTGCTCGATTGATCTCCGCCTGGGCGGGCCAGCCGCTCCCCGTGTCGAACGCCGGAAGCTCGCCGGAGATCAGTTCCTCCTCCGCGGTGAAACGATCGAAGGGCACCTCGAGGTAGGCCGGCAGGGGGCGCTCTGTCTGCCAGGATCGCGCGACTTCGTCGATGAACGAGACGGCTGCGGCTCCACTCTGCGCCCGGCGGCTGCGCACGAGCCGGCTCATGAGCCCCAGCTGCGACGGCAGATCGTGCAGCCAGCCCGCTCTTCCGTCCGCGCCGCCCTCCGGGATCCCGGGGGCGATCGCCAGCACCGGCACCGACGCTGCGAGCGACGTGGCGAGGGCGGTGATGAGGTTCGTGATTCCGGGTCCCGTCGTCGTGACCACCACAGCGGGTCTGCTGCTGACCCGGGAGTAGGCGTCGGCCGCGTAACCGAGCCCCTGCTCGTGATGGGCGGATATCACCTCGATGCCGGCCGTGCCGAGCGAGCGGAAGAGCTCGAGGTTGTGCGTACCGGGGATGCCGAACACGTGTTCCACGCCGTACTGCGTGAGCCGGCGGGCGATCGCATCGGCAAGGGTGACGGTGTCGACCGGGGATTCGCTACGGAGCATCGAGTATCGTCCTCACTGGGCCGGAATCGGTGTCGGGGTGCCGACGGCGAACGAGCCGTGCAGCACGTCGCCACCGACCACGGTGGCAAGGGTCGCGACCTGGTCGAACTTCTCGGGGTCGATCGCGAACGGATCTCGATCGATGATCGCCAGGTCGGCGAGGAGCCCCGGTGCGATGCGGCCCTTCCGCGTCTCCTGCTTGGTCGCGTAGGCGGCGTCGACCGTGAATGCGCGCAGCGCCGTCTCCACGTCCACGGTCTCTGCGGGATTGACCTCGACCCCGTTCTTGTTCTGCAGCTGCAGCATGCACCGCATGGTGAACCACGGATTCGTGGTGAACGGCTGAGCTCCGGCGGTATCGGAATTGCCCGGGATGCGACCCTGAATCCGCTCGAGCGTCCGCAGCGCGTACTTCGCGGCCCCGGACGGCTGTCGTCGGGCCGGATCGTCGGGCTCGGCGAATACGAATCCCGGGTTCGGCACTGCGAGTCCCCCCGCCGCGACAAGACGCTCGAGGTTGACGGTGCCGAAGCTCTCGTTGAAGAAGTGCTCGATGCGCAGACGATGGTCGAGATCCGGGAACACCTGGTGCACTCGCTCCACCGCGGATACCGCGATCTCCTGCGCGAGGTCGCCTATCGCGTGCGTGCACACCTGCATGCCGGCCCGCACCGCGGTGACGAGCTCGTCGACGAGAGTCGGGTAGAGCCGCGTGAGCAGCCCCCACCCGTCGGCCGGCCCGGAGAGATCGTCGGTGCGGAAGGCGCCGTCACGGCCGCCGTCCATGAAGATCTTGATGCCCTGCACCCAGTAGCGGTCGTCGCCCAGCTGCCCGCCGAGCACCTGCATCACGCGCTGCGAGGTCTCGACGAGCGGCTGGTGACCCGGCTTCGCGGTGAGCAGCACGCCGAGGCGCGGGATCTCGCGCTCATTCGCAAGCTCCTGCATGGCGCGCAAACCGTCCGCGGTGCAGCCGATCTCGTGCACTGTGGTGACGCCGTTCTTCAAGAACAGCTCACGCAGCGACTCGCGGATCGCCGGGGCGAGGCGATCTCGCGAGTACGCGGGGATCGCGAGCAGATCCCACGCCTCCTCGAGCACACCGTTGAGGCGCCCCTCGGCATCGCGTTGAATGCGCACGCCCGGCCCGACGGCGGTGCCCGCATCGATTCCGCTCGCGTCGAGCGCGGCCTGATTGACCACATACTTGTGCATCGTCCATCGCACCGCGGCCGGGCGATCCGGGAACGCGGCGTCCAACTGCTCCTTGCTCGGCAGGTTCTGGCCGAAGGTGCCCTGGCCGATCACCCAGTCCTCGGCGGAGAGGCCCGCCGAGCGTTCCACGAGGCGTGCCACGATCGCGGCGGGAGCGGTGAGGTCCCGCACGTCGATCCAGAAGTGCCGTGAGAGCGCGATCATCTCGACGTGCGTGTGCGCGTCGATGAAGCCGGGGAGCACCGAGGCTCCCCCGAGATCGTGTTCGGGCGCATCCGCCGCAGCCGCACGCACCTCGGCGAGGCTGCCCACCGCGAGGATCTCCCCGGCTGAGACGGCGATCGCCTCGGCACGGGGACGCTCCTCGTCCATGGTGATGACGCGGCAGTTCCGCAGGATGTACGCATCGGTGCCGGCGGTCATGGCCGCGGATCCCCGATGGCGTGGTTGCCGAGTTCGCGCGGCTCGACGCGGCCGCCGCGCCAGTAGAACTCCCACGGCTTGCTGAGCGTCTTCGAGTGGGAGATCGCCGAGAAGAGCTTCGAGCGGAGCGGCGTGAGGGGTCGCGGCCACTTGTAGTTGAGGATGTCATAGGCGGTGGTCAGCCCCTGCACCATGTTGATGCGCGGGCGCGTCGACATCTCCCAGTCGTGCAGCGCGTCGCGCACATCGTCTTCGGCGGCCAGGCACTCTGCCAGCTCCCATGCGGCGCAGATCGCCACGCCGGCGCCTTGACCGAAGTTCGGCGGTTGCGCGTGCGCCGCGTCGCCGATGATGGCGACGTTGCCTTTCACCCACCTGTCGCAGTAGACGACCTCGTGGCGGTGATGGACCGACATCTCGGGGGTGACCGCGTCGAAGTACTGGGCGAGGTGCGGGAAGTGCCGCTTCCAGTACGCCTTGTCCAGGGGTACGCGGGTGGCGCGGCGATCCTTCTCGGGACCGATGATGAACATGTAGGTGTACTCGTCGGAACAGGGGGCGATGCCCACCCGCAGCTGGCCCGACCAGTGCTCGGTGCTGTAGGCGCCCTCGTTGGGGTGCTTGGGAACGAGCACGCGAGTGGCGCCGTCACCGAGACCCACCTTGAGGCGTGCGAGCTGCAGCGAGTCGCGCACGCGCGAGTGGAGGCCGTCGGCGCCGATCACGAGGTCGGCCTCGACGCGTTCGCCGTCGGCGAAGAGCAGCGCACCCTTGGGATCCGCTCCCACCACGCGGCGCCCGGTATGCACCTTGGCGCCCAGCTCGAGGGCCTTATCGCGCAGCGCGTTGTGCAGTTCGGAGCGGAGCGCGACGACGAGGCGCTCGCCGCTCACGTCGCGGCTGGTGACGATCGCCCGATCCTGATCGACGATGCGGGCGGCGTCGATGCGCACGCCTACCTGCTGGATGCGCTCGCTGAGCTCGAGCTCGTCGAGCACGTCGAATATGTTCTCCTTGATGTAGATGCCCGCACCGATCTCGCGCAGGTTGTCTCCCTGCTCGTAGACATCGACGTCGAAGCCGAACTTCGCGAACGAGGCGGCGGCTGCAAGCCCTGCGATGCCGCCGCCCGCGACGGCGATGTGTTTCGTCATTGTCTTCTCTCTCCTCTGAATGGTCTTCTGAACCCCGGCGAATCCGGGGTGTCGTGGTGGCTCGAACCGGGAAACCGGTCTCCTCAGTCGGCCATGACGGTGATGTCGGCCACCGCCAGGTGCACAGGCACCGTCTCACCGAGACTCACGCTGCTGCCGCTCCCCAGCGCGCGCCGCACGACGACTCCTCCGGTACCGGGAATCGCCAACTCGAGTTGCTCGTTCTCGCCGAGCAGGTTGACCTCCTCGACCGTGCCCTGCAACTGGAAACCGGGGGTGCCCTTCGGAAGCTCCCCGATCCTCGTCAATGCCGGACGCGCGGCCAGCTTCACCTCTCCGCTCAGGGCCGACTCCACCTGCGCGGCCTGCGAGAAGGCCCGGAGCACGCCGCCCGAGAGTTCGCCCTCGAAGATGTTCGAGTCCGAGAAGAACTTGGCGACGAAGGAGTTGGGCGGATTCCTGAACAGCTGCATCGGGGTGTCGAGGCCGGCGAAGTTCCCCTGGCTCATGATCGCGACCCGGTCGGAGAGCACGAGCGCCTCCTCCTGATCGTGGGTCACGTAGATCACAGTCGTGCCGATCTGGCGGTGCACGCGCTTGATCTCGGTTTCCATCTGCAGCCGCAGACTGCGGTCGAGCGCGCCGAGCGGCTCGTCCATGAGCAGGATCTCGGGTTCGTACGCGAGCGCTCTGGCAAGGGCGACGCGCTGCTGCTGCCCGCCCGAGAGCTGCGCAGGCTTGCGATCGCGCAGATGCTCGAGGCCCACGATCTCGAGCATCTCGGCCACACGGCGATCACGCTTGGGGCCGCGCACCTTGCGCACGTTCAATCCGTAAGCGACGTTGTCGGCGACGGTCATGTGCGGGAAGAGCGCGTAGTTCTGGAACACCATGCCGAGCTGGCGCTCCGATGGCGTGAGGCTCCGCAGATCGGTGTCTCCGATGCGCATCTCGCCGCTCGTCACGTTCTCGAAACCGGCGATGATCCGCAGCAGCGTTGTCTTGCCCGAGCCGGAAGGGCCGAGCAGGGTGAGGAACTCACCGTCGCTGACGTCGAGGTCCAGTGCTTTCAGCACCTCGGTATCACCGAAGTTCTTGACCAGCCTGCGGATGTGCAGCTTCACGTCCACCGCCTGGTCAGCGATCGTTCCGCGCGCAGCAGTCATTTCTTTCCCTTTCGAAGCGTGGTGGCGAGCAGCATCAGCGCGGTCGTCACGAACATGAGCAGAGTGGCGATCGCGGTGATCGCGGGGTCGACGGCGTACTGCACCGAATCGAAGATGTACTTGGGCAGCGTCACGAGCCCGACTCCGCCGAGGAAGGTGATGAGCACCGCTTCATCGAAGCTGGTGATGAACCCCATCAGGAAGCCGGCGAGCAGCGAGGGCATCAGCAACCGGAGCGTGATCGTGAGCCAGGCCTTGAGCCGGGAGGCGCCCATCGTCATCGCGGCGAGCTCGAGATCCGGTGCGATCTGTTCGAGTGACGTCGAGAGCACGATCACCACGAGCGGCAGCGCATATACCGAGTGGGCGAGGATCACGCCGACCTTCTCTCCGAGCAGCCCGAGCTGCGCGAACACGCCGTACAGGCCGACGGCGTAGGCGGCGACCGGAATCACGAGGGGCGCGATCGCGGAGCCCTCGAACAGGCCCTTGCCCGGGAGCGTACTGCGCTTGAGTGCGAAGACGAGCGGTAGCGCGACGAGCAGTGCGAGCGCACCGGCCCAGAGGCCGATCTCGATCGAGAGCATCGTCGGCCGGCCCCAGGTGCCTGAGGTGAAGACCTCGACGTACCGTTCGAACCCCCACCGCTTCGGCGGGAACGAGATCCTCGCGTCGTTGGCGAACGACATCACGACGATCGCGAGCGCCGGGGCGAGCAGGAACACCAGGCCGATGAGCGCGACGACCCTGCCGAGCCACCTGCTGATCTGGTCGATGACGCGCGGAGCGCGACGCAGGCTGTGACGTGTGGTTGCAGCGCTCATCCTCCGAGTCCTCCCTTCAGCGCTCGGGCGCCGACCGCGCGCAGCGTCACGAGCAGCACGACGAGCGCGGTCACGAGCAGCACGACGGACGACGCGGCGGCTCGCGGGTAGTTGAAGAAGCTGAAGATGTCGTCGCCGATCACCGAGGCCATGAACGGCACCTGCGCGCCGCCCAGCAGCACCGGGGTGATGTAGAAGCCGATGCTGATCGCGAACACGATGGCTGCGGCGGCGGCGAGACCCGGCATCACATTGGGCAGCCAGATCTTCAGCATCGCGCCGGTGCGCGAAGAACCGAGGATCCTCGATGAATTGAGGAGCTCCCGATTGAAGCCGGAGATCGTGGGATACATCGCGAGCACCGCGTAGGGCAGCATCGTGTAGGTCATGCCGAGCACCACGGCGAAAGGCGTGTAGAGCAGCGACAGCGGTTGATCTATCACGCCGATCGAGATCAGGAGCGAGTTGATCACGCCGTTCTTGGCCAGCAGTACCGCCCAGGCGTAGGTCTTGACGATCACCCCCATCCAGAACGGCAGCAGAATCGCAGCCCACACGAGGCCCTTCACCCACGCGCGCTGCGGAGTGGCGAGGATCCAGGCGAGCGTACCGCCGATCACCAGGCATAGCGCCGTCACGATGACCGACATCACCAGGGTGTTGACCATCGAGTTGCGGATCGCACCGGAGAGGAACACCGCGGCGAAGTTGGAGAATCCCCCCTCGCCCTGGGTGAAGGCGTCGACGGTCAGTTTCACCAGGGGGTACACCACGAAGAGGAGAACGAGGATGACGAGCGGAATCACCATCAGGATCGCCGTCGGTCTCGGCAGGCTCGCCGACCACGGTCTCCTCTTCCGACCTCCGCTCACGGTGGCCAGAAGCTGAGTGCTGCTGGGGTTGGACATACTCGTTCTCCTCTCCTTCGCGCGCCCGGATCAGCCGCGGAGGAACTCCTGCCAGCGGTCGTTCACTTCCTGGTAGTTCTCGACGTACCAGTTGAAGTTCATGCCGCCCAGCAACTCGCGGTTGGCCGGGAAGTCGGCGAGCGTCTCGGCGACCTCGGGCTCGATGTAGTCGAACGAATCGGGGTTCGGCACCGAGTAGCCGAGCGCCTGCCCCCAATTCGCAGCGGCCTCGGGGTGCGTTGCGATCCACTCGACGAACTCCCACGCGGCCTCCGAGTCCTCAGAGCCCTCGACGACGTTCCAGAAGCCGGGGTTGTAGAGCCCGCCCTCCCAGTTGATCTCGAGGTTCTCCATGTCCTCCGCCACGGCGTACGAGCGACCGCTGTAGCCGAAGCCCATGTCGACCTCGTTGGTCGAGAGCACCTGCATGAACTGGTCGCCGCTGTTCCACCAGGTGCCGCCGGCGGCTTTGAATTCCTCCAGCTTCGCGAACGCGCGCTCCATATCGATCTCGTGAGTGGCGAGATCGGCCACATCCACGCCGGAGGCGACCTCAGCGAGGCTCAGATTCACCAGCGGCGAGGTTGAGATGCTGGTGCGGGATCCCGGGAACTGCTCGGTATCGAACATCTCCGTGGTGTTCTGCGGGCAGACCTGCGCGGCAGCCGCGTTGCAGGCGGTGATGTATCCGAGGATCGACCAGGTGATGCCGAAGTCGGTGACGGCGTCCTCCGGCAGCACCTCGGAGATGCGTTCCCTCACGTCGTCCGGCATCTTCTCGATGAGACCCTTGTCGTACGCGATGTACGCGTCGGGCGCCGAAGTCGAGTCGAGCAGATCCCACTCGATGTTGTTCGCCTGCTGCTGCGCTTCCAGGCTGGCGACGTACTTGCCCGGAGCATCGACGATCTGCACATCGTAGCCGGTCTCCTCCACGAACGGGTCCACGAGGAACTCCTGCGTGGCAGAGGTGAAGGGGTCGCCCCAGCTCGCGATGACGAGTGACGGATTCTCTCCGTTATCGGCTCCGCCGTCGGAGGTTCCGCCCCCGCTGGAGCAGGACACGAGAC
The genomic region above belongs to Leucobacter muris and contains:
- a CDS encoding ABC transporter substrate-binding protein — translated: MPRQPHTETRRRLALATASLAAAALLLSACAGGASPQGEGDSATPVTGGTLTFGRVASVNDLDLNQQITANNAFAIDKIFEPLVAFDEHGEIGPWLAEYDESDDGLVYTFTLREGLAFSNGDDVTPDDVVFSLNRHLEVGGPLPLTAPIASIEATGEREVTITLETPYTPFLSELSGFSNGILPADFGGATEEEFFQNPVGTGPFAVDEWDPNGDISFVKNEHYWQEGKPYLDGLVYKFIADDTQLRQQLAAGQIDAIDTVPAANAAEVDAAADTVLSQTDGWSTEQIFFNTQREQFADPHVRRAIAHALDREGITSATTFGTAEVANALLPPTITYSANDTVEALDFDVDAAKAELAQSAYPDGFETTLLIASGNSQRAQIAQIVQESLAQIGIDVEIEQLDIAVFRERFFAYDYDFMINSGQSDAPDPNGFITFQADPEGFSKSYWTHYTDDRVTELMHEGRTMPAGDEREAVYREIQQILADDAPYIPLFFPANLKATTGDVHGFTVLPNSSVRFEDVWLTGGGQ
- a CDS encoding cupin domain-containing protein — encoded protein: MADHGPHQEGAAAASDEQRSLGIRLRKLRKSKQRSLKSIAADAQVSESFLSQVERGLTSPSIASLRRICLALGENMGALFAEEFDSSEADDRLVRVADRRRIFRPDGSADYLLTPPLARHLEIHHNVVAPGRTSGPEPYTHEGEEECVHVLEGSLQFQWNGTTYDLHSGDAILIDPKVGHSFANITDRSAVVMWIISPARSDI
- a CDS encoding FAD-dependent oxidoreductase, yielding MTKHIAVAGGGIAGLAAAASFAKFGFDVDVYEQGDNLREIGAGIYIKENIFDVLDELELSERIQQVGVRIDAARIVDQDRAIVTSRDVSGERLVVALRSELHNALRDKALELGAKVHTGRRVVGADPKGALLFADGERVEADLVIGADGLHSRVRDSLQLARLKVGLGDGATRVLVPKHPNEGAYSTEHWSGQLRVGIAPCSDEYTYMFIIGPEKDRRATRVPLDKAYWKRHFPHLAQYFDAVTPEMSVHHRHEVVYCDRWVKGNVAIIGDAAHAQPPNFGQGAGVAICAAWELAECLAAEDDVRDALHDWEMSTRPRINMVQGLTTAYDILNYKWPRPLTPLRSKLFSAISHSKTLSKPWEFYWRGGRVEPRELGNHAIGDPRP
- a CDS encoding thiamine pyrophosphate-binding protein; amino-acid sequence: MLRSESPVDTVTLADAIARRLTQYGVEHVFGIPGTHNLELFRSLGTAGIEVISAHHEQGLGYAADAYSRVSSRPAVVVTTTGPGITNLITALATSLAASVPVLAIAPGIPEGGADGRAGWLHDLPSQLGLMSRLVRSRRAQSGAAAVSFIDEVARSWQTERPLPAYLEVPFDRFTAEEELISGELPAFDTGSGWPAQAEINRAAQRLVEAERPVIVAGRGGANPEAAGSVRQIAEALGAPVVTTANAKGVLDETHPLSLGVSLRVNAAKQMLERSDAVLVVGSDLGSSEFWGPCPALGETMIRVDVDAQMMHANARAPFPLLGRSELVMPRLAAAVAERRGAGSASNAWDAADLEAVAADLAAYGDGYRRFHEHVQDLTDPLDVAIAGDSSQVTYFGTATYWKAQRPNRFLYPAGYGTLGYAIPAAIGAVLTGEVDRVVAITGEGGMLFSVQELATAAELGLPVVTIVFTNGGYQEIRDGMDSAGIAPVGVSFTAPDFVSLARGFRIEARSVVADGMNEIGFREALEWALAKNEPTLIEVDVTGTMRR
- a CDS encoding amidohydrolase, whose protein sequence is MTAGTDAYILRNCRVITMDEERPRAEAIAVSAGEILAVGSLAEVRAAAADAPEHDLGGASVLPGFIDAHTHVEMIALSRHFWIDVRDLTAPAAIVARLVERSAGLSAEDWVIGQGTFGQNLPSKEQLDAAFPDRPAAVRWTMHKYVVNQAALDASGIDAGTAVGPGVRIQRDAEGRLNGVLEEAWDLLAIPAYSRDRLAPAIRESLRELFLKNGVTTVHEIGCTADGLRAMQELANEREIPRLGVLLTAKPGHQPLVETSQRVMQVLGGQLGDDRYWVQGIKIFMDGGRDGAFRTDDLSGPADGWGLLTRLYPTLVDELVTAVRAGMQVCTHAIGDLAQEIAVSAVERVHQVFPDLDHRLRIEHFFNESFGTVNLERLVAAGGLAVPNPGFVFAEPDDPARRQPSGAAKYALRTLERIQGRIPGNSDTAGAQPFTTNPWFTMRCMLQLQNKNGVEVNPAETVDVETALRAFTVDAAYATKQETRKGRIAPGLLADLAIIDRDPFAIDPEKFDQVATLATVVGGDVLHGSFAVGTPTPIPAQ
- a CDS encoding DUF2568 domain-containing protein, encoding MTSTSDVQPTPAAATLQLVRGLFHLVAVASVTVWGFVAWPLPLPGLLTGFGFLALSVLLWALFLSPRPVLRTDRFAQALFELLLLAAAVAALLALGVFWVAPAIYGVAGAVVGYLASNRRG
- a CDS encoding amidohydrolase family protein; amino-acid sequence: MSSGTVPSASGGDAVRGIRILDERGGFTAPCRVSWGAGVFSLGGRERETDLAPTSWGADELWLIPGLVDAHLHAAWHAFDADDRARLSEAQTLAATERALALTLAAGFTSARDAGGLAADALRTIPPSARPRTQLSVRIIDRRAADEAGGLDRAVEAVLEAGARWVKLYGTAGIGSPPGAGLDPVFTATEVRDAAVRAERAGAGVMVHAWGGRAIDDAIEAGALSIEHGIFLSDQQAARAAERDMTLVPTLRIYRLVQRMIDAGSLPAALRARVDEAVGAHPRAVLRARDAGLRVALGTDYGTPQQHGANAREFDALVGAGLTPGEALLAATRSGAQLLARVAPPDPAAVRERTGAPDPAALAGRIVEGAVADGVILRRDPSQPGALSDPESIAAVLLGGSAIDPAALRARLIGPAAPSAV